Proteins encoded within one genomic window of Cyprinus carpio isolate SPL01 chromosome B22, ASM1834038v1, whole genome shotgun sequence:
- the LOC109046662 gene encoding beta-1,3-galactosyltransferase 2-like translates to MTASPSVTKHISPHYHVAHPLNYHFILNEPDKCSQWNPFLVFMVPVAPHQLEARNAIRSTWGNESSVQGKAVLTLFLVGLTGGAEAQQQLEEESRQHRDLVQSNFVDSYFNLTIKTMVIMDWLATRCPQATYVMKVDSDTYINLENLMSLLLSPNTPRQNYITGHLMWNQNVVRNKKSKWFVSQELYPETKYPTYVQGAGYVFSNDLPEKIVEISKEVKPFKIEDAYVGACLKRLGFAPSSPPDPSQFRLHMIQYKREDFLRIISVIVGSPQQILNIWKDVKRPT, encoded by the coding sequence ATGACTGCATCACCATCTGTGACCAAACACATTTCACCACATTATCATGTAGCTCATCCACTCAATTATCATTTCATCCTGAACGAACCCGATAAATGTAGTCAGTGGAATCCGTTTCTGGTCTTTATGGTCCCTGTGGCCCCCCATCAGCTGGAGGCTCGTAATGCCATCCGGAGCACATGGGGGAATGAGAGCTCAGTGCAGGGAAAAGCAGTGCTGACTCTGTTCTTGGTGGGTTTGACTGGAGGAGCTGAAGCTCAACAGCAGCTGGAGGAAGAGAGTCGACAACACAGAGATTTAGTGCAGAGCAACTTTGTGGACTCCTACTTCAATCTGACCATAAAGACCATGGTGATCATGGACTGGCTGGCCACTCGTTGCCCTCAAGCAACTTATGTTATGAAGGTTGATTCTGACACGTACATAAACCTGGAGAACCTGATGAGCCTCTTACTGTCACCCAACACACCCAGACAGAACTACATCACAGGCCATTTGATGTGGAACCAAAATGTCGTTAGAAACAAAAAATCTAAGTGGTTTGTCTCACAGGAGCTGTACCCTGAAACGAAATACCCCACATATGTGCAGGGAGCAGGATATGTTTTCTCCAATGACCTGCCAGAAAAAATAGTGGAAATTTCCAAGGAAGTAAAACCCTTTAAAATAGAAGACGCATATGTGGGTGCTTGTCTGAAACGATTAGGCTTTGCACCCTCATCTCCCCCAGACCCTTCACAGTTTAGACTCCATATGATACAATATAAGCGAGAGGATTTTCTCAGGATTATTTCAGTGATAGTGGGATCTCCACAGCAGATACTGAATATCTGGAAGGATGTAAAGAGGCCCACATAA
- the LOC109046658 gene encoding beta-1,3-galactosyltransferase 1-like has protein sequence MATKHIWQSLAQDSGLFMCHIKKTFILLLTVAFLLSAVAYVFDFSFETTQRFSQAWLNKIMNQTHYKVIKSTSANRTQKDVLAPLPNQQIQPRGTAIYHHVAHPSNYHFILDEPDKCKQDPFLVFMVPVAPHQLDARNAIRKHTWGNESSVQGKAVLTLFLVGLTGGAEAQQQLEEESRQHRDLVQSNFVDSYFNLTIKTMVIMDWLATRCPQAAYAMKVDSDMYINLENMMTLLLSPNTPRQNYITGYLMWDRPVIRDKNSKWYVAEELYPEPKYPTYLLGMGYVFSNDLPEKIVEASKEVKPFNIEDAYVGACLKLLGVAPSSPPDPSQFRAYLGQYNREDFLRVITTILGSPQQLRDIWKDVKRPT, from the exons ATGGCTACTAAACACATTTGGCAAAG TTTGGCTCAAGATAGTGGTCTATTTATGTGTCAcatcaaaaagacatttattctGCTGCTCACAGTAGCATTTTTATTGTCTGCTGTTGCTTATGTCTTTGATTTCTCTTTTGAGACAACTCAGAGGTTCTCTCAAGCCTGGTTGAATAAAATCATGAATCAGACTCATTATAAGGTAATTAAAAGCACTTCGGCTAATCGTACTCAAAAGGATGTATTAGCACCTTTGCCCAATCAACAAATCCAACCAAGAGGTACGGCTATCTATCATCATGTGGCTCATCCAAGCAACTATCATTTCATCCTGGATGAACCTGATAAATGTAAGCAGGATCCATTCCTGGTCTTTATGGTCCCTGTGGCCCCCCATCAGCTGGACGCTCGTAACGCCATCCGGAAGCACACATGGGGGAATGAGAGCTCAGTGCAGGGAAAAGCAGTGCTGACTCTGTTCTTGGTGGGTTTGACTGGAGGAGCTGAAGCTCAACAGCAGCTGGAGGAAGAGAGTCGACAACACAGAGATTTAGTGCAGAGCAACTTTGTGGACTCCTACTTCAATCTGACCATAAAGACCATGGTGATCATGGACTGGCTGGCCACTCGTTGCCCTCAAGCAGCTTATGCTATGAAGGTTGATTCTGATATGTACATAAACCTGGAGAACATGATGACCCTCCTGTTGTCACCCAACACACCCAGACAGAACTACATCACAGGGTATTTGATGTGGGACCGGCCTGTTATCAGAGACAAAAACTCTAAATGGTACGTGGCAGAGGAATTGTACCCTGAACCAAAATACCCCACGTACCTGCTGGGAATGGGATATGTTTTCTCCAATGACCTGCCAGAAAAAATAGTTGAGGCTTCCAAGGAAGTAAAGCCCTTTAACATAGAAGATGCATATGTGGGCGCTTGTCTGAAACTGTTGGGTGTGGCACCCTCATCTCCCCCAGACCCTTCACAGTTTAGAGCCTATCTGGGACAATATAATCGAGAAGATTTTCTAAGAGTTATTACAACAATCCTGGGATCCCCACAGCAGCTAAGAGACATTTGGAAGGATGTAAAGAGGCCCACATAA